A region of the Thermoanaerobaculia bacterium genome:
GCCGTCCCGAGAACAGGCCGGAGAGCTCGATGGGTTTGTCCAGGGGATCGCTCACGAACTCGAGACCATTCGCGACGTCGACGGCCTTGTCCTGGACGCCGCCTCCCGGAGCCTTTCGATCCGCGTCGGTGCGGTCGGCAAGCCGCACGGTCTGCGTGAGGACAGCGTCGGAAGGGCTCTTCTCGCTCAGGCGGTAGGTCCTGCCGGCTTTCTCCGCGCTCAGGTGGAGGCGCCAGGAGTGATCCGCCATGGCCGCCAGCGAGGCGGCGTGTTTCCACGCGTTGGCCCCGGTCACTTCATAATTCACGTTGTCCTTCAAGAGGGCGGGTCTGGGTCCACCCCGAAGAACGTAGTCGAACCACTGGTAGCGCAGCTCTCCCATGTCGATCTGCGCCGCCGGATCGAGCCGGTATCCCGCGAGGACCGTCGAGAAGCCCCCGAGGAGCCCGACCGTCCCGCGTTGGGCCTGAAAGTGATCGTACGGACCGATCAGGAGATAGTGCTCGGCCTTCGGGTTGTATTGGTGGTGCTGGCGGAAATAGTAAATGGCGGCGCCGGGTCCCCCGTAGTAATAGCCGGCCGTCGTCAGGACGGGGATGTCGATCCGCGCGAACTCCTTCTTGTACGGGATCATGCTCTGCCAGTAGGCGTCATACTCCGGATGGGCGATCCACTCGTCGAAGACGGGGTTGGGCGTTCCGTCGATCCTGTCGAGGTCCCGGTAGGGCCGGCCGCTCACATACCAGTCGTGGTTCAACTTCTCCCAGCGGGTGCTGTCGGAGTAAGTCGCGTTGTCGAGCGTCTTATTGTCGGTCGTGTAAAAGGGCCAGGGGTAGACGAAGTTCCAGAACACGTTGCCTTCCATCGGCACGTCGATGCCGGGAGCCGCGGGTGCCCCAACCATCATCGCCTTGAGGCCTTTCGGCATGTGTTTGGCCGCCGCCCACGGAGTGAATCCCGAGTAGCTGCCTCCGTACATGCCGACGCGTCCGTCGCTCCAGGGCTGAGCGGCGATCCAGTCGATGAGGGCCGCTGAATCGGCGCCGTCGTGCCGGTAGGGAACGGGCTTGTCGGGACTGCAACCTTTGCCGCGCGTCAGGCCGATGACGCCGGCATAACCGTGCGAGGCCGCTCGCCGCGCCTCGCTCAGGTTCTCGTTCGCGTCGGCGTAGATCGTGAACTCGAGAAGCGCGGGAAGGCGTCCGGATGAGGCTTTCGGACGGACGATGAGCGCGCAGACCGTCGAACCGCCGGGAGCTCGAACCGGAAGGTCCCTCTCCACGACGTAACGCCGGTGATCGTCCTCGGCGATCAAGGATTCCGTCAATGGAGCCATGGCCCGGTAGGTCTCCACCACCTGATACGCGCGGCTCAACCGCAGGGCGCCGGCCAGCGAAATTCCGGCCTTTCCCTTTCGCCGGGCGAGCTCCGCGCGCAGATCTTCCTCCATGGGAACGTGCAGGCTCATGCCCGCCGAATATGGACTCATCGCTCTCGCGACCAGGGCCGAAACCTCGTCGTCCAGTTCAGCGAACGTCTTCCGGAAAGCGCGCGCGAAGGAGGCGTTGAACGATGAGCCATCCCTGACCTGAATGAGCCTGGCCCGCAGGAAGATCTCGTACGGCACGTCCTTGGCGACGGCCCGGGGCGAGCTGCCGTTGGCGGACAGCGCGCGCAACCGGGCCAGGTTCTCGGCAGCGCCCACAGAATCGCCGGCGACCATCTGGAGCCGGAACAGGTTGTCGAGATAACGGGTACGGTCGTCGTCTCGATAGTCGGCGATGACCTTTTTCGCCAACCCGGGCATCGCCCGGGAAAGCGCCGCGGGGTCTTCGGCCGCCGCGGCGGGAAAATCGAGCTGCTGCGCGGCGCCGACGATCGCGGTCAGAAACGTCGCGAGACCCGCGAGAGAGAGAATAGTCCGGTTCAATACTCCAGCGCCTGTTTTGCGGCCGCGAGCACCTTCTCGGCGCTCGGCAGAATTGCCCGCTCGAGGATCCGGCTGAAACCGACCGGCGTGAACGTCGAGCCAACGCGTCCGACGGGGGCGTCGAGCCAGGCGAACGCCGCCTGCTGGATCTGCGAGGCGACCTCTCCGCCGAACCCGCCGTGCACCTTGTCCTCGTGGGCGACGAGCGCGCGGCTCGTCCTCTTCACCGACGCGAGGACCGTCTCGATGTCGAGCGGGACGAGGGAACGCAGGTCGATCACCTCGACGCTCTTTCCCTCCTTCTCGAGCGCGGCGGCGGCTTCGAGGGCGAAATGGACCGGCGTCCCGTACGCGACGATCGTCAGATCCGTGCCGCTGCGCCGCGTCCGCGCCTTTCCGAACGGCACCGCGAACCCCGGCCGGACCTTCGCGCGCGCGGCGGGCAGGTTGTAGAGGAACTTCGGCTCGAGATACACCGTCACGCCGCGCGAGCGGATCGCCGTCCGCAGCAATCCCGCGGCGTCGTCGGCGAACGCGGGGACGACGACGCGGATCCCGGGAAGGGTCGTCAGCCATCCTTCGATGTTCTGGGAGTGATAGAGCCCGCCGCCGATGTAGCCGCCCGACGCGAGCCGGATCGTGACGTTGGGCGAGAACTTTCCGCGGGTGCGCCAGTACTCGTGCGACAGCTCGACCATCTGCTCGGCCGCGGGCCAGAAATAGTCGGCGAACTCGGCGCCCTCGATCACCACGCGGATCTTGTCGTCGAGGCGCGAGAAACCGTTCGCCGTCCCGACGATGTAGTCCTCGGCGATCGGCGCGTTGTGCACCCGCTTCCCGCC
Encoded here:
- a CDS encoding CocE/NonD family hydrolase, which translates into the protein MNRTILSLAGLATFLTAIVGAAQQLDFPAAAAEDPAALSRAMPGLAKKVIADYRDDDRTRYLDNLFRLQMVAGDSVGAAENLARLRALSANGSSPRAVAKDVPYEIFLRARLIQVRDGSSFNASFARAFRKTFAELDDEVSALVARAMSPYSAGMSLHVPMEEDLRAELARRKGKAGISLAGALRLSRAYQVVETYRAMAPLTESLIAEDDHRRYVVERDLPVRAPGGSTVCALIVRPKASSGRLPALLEFTIYADANENLSEARRAASHGYAGVIGLTRGKGCSPDKPVPYRHDGADSAALIDWIAAQPWSDGRVGMYGGSYSGFTPWAAAKHMPKGLKAMMVGAPAAPGIDVPMEGNVFWNFVYPWPFYTTDNKTLDNATYSDSTRWEKLNHDWYVSGRPYRDLDRIDGTPNPVFDEWIAHPEYDAYWQSMIPYKKEFARIDIPVLTTAGYYYGGPGAAIYYFRQHHQYNPKAEHYLLIGPYDHFQAQRGTVGLLGGFSTVLAGYRLDPAAQIDMGELRYQWFDYVLRGGPRPALLKDNVNYEVTGANAWKHAASLAAMADHSWRLHLSAEKAGRTYRLSEKSPSDAVLTQTVRLADRTDADRKAPGGGVQDKAVDVANGLEFVSDPLDKPIELSGLFSGRLDFVTNKKDFDFEIDLYERTTAGDYIQLAPYWARASNVADPAHRRLLTPGKRQTLDFRSVRLMSRRLAPGSRVVAVLSVIKEPGRQINYGTGKDVSDETIADATEPLRIRWFGDSDLDLPVGR